In the genome of Kitasatospora cathayae, one region contains:
- a CDS encoding LysR family transcriptional regulator → MQLQQLRYFLAVAETRHFTRAAEAAHVAQPSLSQQIRALERELGAELFHRTRGNITLTDAGDALLPLARRILADTESARLAVQETVQLRRGRVRLGAPPSLCTSLVPDVLRVFRDRYPGVALGVREGGSRDLVRWLAAGELDLALIITPPSGEAAPALAVTELLHEELVLVSAAGRARRTVRVAELKERPLVMFREGYDLREATLAACRAAGFEPEFAVEGGEMDAVLGFVRAGLGPAVLPGMVAARSGLAVTAFAGPGLARTIAVAHAHDVPLTRAAEALRTTLLAHLRDAARSGELPPGTKLLLP, encoded by the coding sequence GTGCAGCTGCAGCAACTCCGCTACTTCCTGGCCGTCGCCGAGACCCGGCACTTCACCCGGGCGGCCGAGGCCGCGCATGTCGCCCAGCCCTCGCTCTCGCAGCAGATCCGGGCGCTGGAGCGGGAGTTGGGGGCCGAACTGTTCCACCGCACCCGGGGCAACATCACCCTCACCGACGCCGGGGACGCCCTGCTGCCGCTGGCCCGGCGCATCCTCGCGGACACCGAGAGCGCCCGCCTCGCCGTCCAGGAGACGGTGCAGCTGCGCCGCGGCCGGGTCCGGCTGGGTGCGCCGCCGAGCCTGTGCACCAGCCTGGTGCCGGACGTGCTGCGGGTGTTCCGGGACCGCTACCCGGGCGTCGCGCTGGGGGTGCGCGAGGGCGGCTCGCGGGACCTGGTGCGCTGGCTGGCGGCGGGCGAGCTGGACCTCGCGCTGATCATCACCCCGCCCAGCGGGGAGGCTGCGCCCGCCCTGGCCGTCACCGAACTGCTGCACGAGGAGCTGGTGCTGGTCTCGGCCGCGGGGCGTGCCCGGCGCACCGTGCGGGTGGCCGAACTCAAGGAACGGCCACTGGTGATGTTCCGGGAGGGCTACGACCTGCGCGAGGCGACCCTGGCGGCCTGCCGGGCGGCCGGGTTCGAGCCGGAGTTCGCGGTGGAGGGTGGCGAGATGGACGCGGTGCTGGGCTTCGTGCGGGCCGGGCTCGGACCGGCCGTGCTGCCCGGCATGGTGGCGGCACGCTCGGGGCTCGCGGTGACGGCCTTCGCCGGCCCGGGCCTAGCACGCACCATCGCCGTGGCGCACGCCCACGACGTGCCGCTGACCCGCGCGGCGGAGGCCCTGCGTACGACCCTGCTGGCGCACCTGCGCGACGCCGCCCGCAGCGGCGAACTCCCACCGGGCACCAAGCTGTTGCTGCCGTGA
- a CDS encoding formylglycine-generating enzyme family protein has product MDTSAEPKMIDIPAGQIVLSDRRTQRSWTVELAPYQLAAYPITQALYARIADQHPIAAYGDRLPVDSVSWWDAVRFCNALSQRDGFSPVYHFQAGGEEIEWDASADGYRLPTEAEWEYACRAGTTGPRYGPLDEIAWYRGNSTERIHEVCRKRHNPWGFHDTLGNVWEWCWDIYDAEVYGTYRVLRGGGWFDEHWSCRASVRRRSHPTFRVDDVGFRVARTATR; this is encoded by the coding sequence ATGGATACGAGTGCAGAGCCCAAGATGATCGACATTCCCGCCGGACAGATCGTCTTGTCAGACCGGCGCACGCAGCGCAGCTGGACGGTTGAGCTTGCGCCTTACCAGCTCGCGGCGTATCCGATCACCCAGGCGCTTTACGCCCGGATCGCCGACCAGCATCCGATCGCGGCCTACGGGGACCGGTTACCCGTCGATAGCGTTTCCTGGTGGGATGCCGTCCGATTCTGCAACGCGCTGTCCCAGCGCGACGGGTTCTCCCCCGTCTACCACTTCCAGGCCGGCGGTGAGGAAATCGAGTGGGACGCATCCGCCGATGGGTACAGACTGCCGACAGAAGCCGAGTGGGAGTACGCCTGCCGCGCCGGTACCACGGGACCGCGGTACGGCCCCCTCGACGAGATCGCTTGGTACCGAGGCAACTCGACCGAGCGCATCCATGAGGTGTGCCGTAAGCGGCACAATCCGTGGGGCTTTCACGACACGCTCGGCAACGTGTGGGAGTGGTGCTGGGACATCTACGACGCCGAGGTATACGGAACCTACCGGGTACTGCGCGGCGGTGGCTGGTTCGACGAGCACTGGAGCTGCAGGGCCTCCGTCCGACGTCGCAGCCACCCGACCTTCCGAGTCGACGACGTAGGATTCCGCGTTGCGCGCACTGCGACTCGCTGA
- a CDS encoding DUF3800 domain-containing protein codes for MREDQRRAEATRQQALLERWVAPRRTRAAGKALDAYRASGQRLTAARRAGDLSAAQESLAQQLAAQQELGELIGAREAGWLLDAADRPAELVTVFVDETTVRAQHVQRAGLGTLQAYGAVALPGELLPVFAARAAGIQAEFGIGGEELKWSPDRKRQPAQFALGARGREPVQRALLAVAAECGAWTATVVWDQERDPSPDAHREKWMLKLLYERISMGLSDRDGLGTVVFDQKHSLRGHDADWLAATRKLTDHGTEYTSASRIVNRFVMGPSDHLPGLQLADLVVGATTALVAGQKSGLALREPLLELIHRREDGDLSGAGLKLWPNSLENLYSWIQHGRPAEPKGELYELLRSFGDDSLDSLRDHRPFARDDGLTERH; via the coding sequence ATGCGCGAGGATCAGCGGCGGGCGGAGGCTACCCGGCAGCAGGCGCTGCTTGAGCGGTGGGTTGCCCCGCGCCGGACACGGGCGGCGGGGAAGGCGCTCGATGCGTACCGCGCGAGTGGGCAACGGCTGACCGCTGCCCGCCGGGCCGGAGACCTGTCGGCTGCACAGGAGTCACTCGCCCAGCAGCTGGCCGCACAGCAGGAGTTGGGCGAGCTGATCGGTGCGAGGGAGGCGGGTTGGCTGCTGGACGCCGCCGACCGTCCGGCGGAGCTGGTGACCGTCTTCGTCGACGAGACCACCGTGCGCGCGCAGCACGTGCAGCGTGCCGGGTTGGGGACTCTGCAGGCGTACGGCGCGGTCGCGCTGCCGGGCGAGCTGCTGCCGGTCTTCGCTGCCCGCGCGGCCGGGATCCAGGCCGAGTTCGGGATCGGTGGCGAGGAGTTGAAGTGGTCGCCGGACCGGAAGCGGCAGCCGGCGCAGTTCGCACTCGGCGCCCGCGGGCGCGAGCCGGTGCAGCGGGCTCTGCTGGCAGTGGCCGCCGAGTGCGGGGCTTGGACGGCGACCGTGGTGTGGGACCAGGAGCGCGATCCGAGTCCGGATGCCCACCGAGAGAAGTGGATGCTGAAGCTGCTCTACGAGCGGATCAGCATGGGTCTGTCCGATCGGGACGGTCTCGGCACAGTGGTCTTCGACCAGAAGCACTCCCTGCGCGGGCACGACGCTGACTGGCTCGCTGCCACCCGGAAGCTGACGGACCATGGAACCGAGTACACCAGCGCCTCCCGGATCGTGAACCGCTTCGTCATGGGCCCGTCCGACCATCTGCCCGGCCTCCAGCTCGCCGACCTGGTCGTCGGCGCCACCACGGCCCTGGTCGCCGGCCAGAAGAGCGGGCTGGCGCTGCGGGAACCGCTGCTGGAGCTGATCCACCGCCGCGAGGACGGGGATCTGTCCGGCGCCGGACTGAAGTTGTGGCCCAACTCGTTGGAGAACCTGTATTCCTGGATCCAGCACGGCCGGCCTGCCGAGCCGAAGGGTGAGCTGTACGAGCTGCTGCGGTCGTTCGGCGACGACTCCCTGGACTCGCTCCGGGACCATCGGCCGTTCGCCCGGGATGACGGCCTGACCGAACGTCATTGA
- a CDS encoding glutathione peroxidase gives MSLYDIPLRTLSGEATSLGDHKGEALLIVNVASKCGLTPQYTGLENLQKRYAARGFTVLGFPCNQFAGQEPGSAEEIRSFCSTTYGVTFPLFEKIDVNGDDRHPLYQQLTQVADAEGQAGDVSWNFEKFLISPDGTVAARLRPRVEPESAELIAAIEAVLPA, from the coding sequence GTGAGCCTGTACGACATCCCGCTGCGCACCCTGTCCGGCGAGGCCACCTCGCTGGGCGACCACAAGGGCGAGGCGCTGCTGATCGTCAACGTCGCGTCCAAGTGCGGCCTGACCCCGCAGTACACCGGTCTGGAGAACCTCCAGAAGCGGTACGCCGCGCGCGGGTTCACCGTGCTGGGCTTCCCGTGCAACCAGTTCGCCGGGCAGGAGCCGGGCAGCGCCGAGGAGATCCGGAGCTTCTGCTCGACCACCTACGGCGTGACCTTCCCGCTGTTCGAGAAGATCGACGTCAACGGTGACGACCGGCACCCGCTGTACCAGCAGCTGACCCAGGTCGCCGACGCCGAGGGCCAGGCCGGGGACGTCAGCTGGAACTTCGAGAAGTTCCTGATCTCCCCGGACGGCACCGTCGCCGCGCGTCTGCGTCCGCGCGTCGAGCCGGAGTCGGCGGAGCTGATCGCCGCGATCGAGGCCGTGCTGCCGGCCTGA